A single Phycisphaerales bacterium DNA region contains:
- a CDS encoding NTP transferase domain-containing protein has product MSQKNNRTNEQELGAIILAAGKGTRMNSDLPKVLHPVADRPIVSWVIDACRAAGCNKIAVVVGFGAEDVKQAVAADDVVFSVQDQQLGTGHATLCAHEHFKDGEGDVLVLAGDGPLIRAETIERMIQQHRATDAAATLATSVIPDPTTYGRIVRNSSGGFEAIVEEKNCTDEQKKIHEVYPSYACFDGQTLFRLLSELRPDGVSGEYYVTTLPMRLNELGQHVELVDGVPPEDVLSINTPEHLAEVDAILRNRLSKQARTQTEEITQ; this is encoded by the coding sequence ATGAGCCAAAAAAACAATCGCACCAACGAGCAAGAGCTCGGCGCTATCATTTTGGCTGCAGGCAAAGGTACGCGTATGAATAGCGATCTACCAAAAGTCCTTCACCCAGTGGCAGACCGCCCCATTGTTTCATGGGTGATTGATGCCTGCCGTGCCGCTGGCTGCAACAAAATTGCCGTGGTGGTGGGCTTTGGTGCTGAAGATGTCAAACAAGCAGTCGCTGCAGATGACGTAGTCTTCTCAGTACAAGACCAACAACTCGGTACAGGGCATGCCACTTTATGCGCTCATGAGCACTTCAAAGATGGCGAAGGTGATGTGCTCGTACTGGCCGGCGATGGACCGTTGATTCGAGCTGAAACCATTGAACGAATGATCCAGCAACACCGCGCCACTGATGCTGCGGCCACACTCGCCACAAGCGTCATTCCCGACCCAACGACGTATGGACGAATTGTTCGCAATTCGAGTGGTGGCTTTGAGGCAATCGTCGAAGAGAAAAACTGCACCGACGAGCAAAAGAAAATCCACGAGGTCTACCCAAGCTATGCATGCTTTGATGGGCAAACGCTCTTTCGTCTGCTGTCAGAGCTCAGGCCAGACGGGGTTTCCGGCGAGTATTACGTGACCACGCTACCGATGCGGCTCAATGAGCTCGGACAACATGTCGAACTCGTTGATGGCGTGCCACCAGAAGATGTCCTTTCGATTAACACGCCAGAACATCTTGCCGAGGTAGATGCGATCCTTAGAAATCGACTTTCTAAACAAGCCCGCACACAAACTGAGGAGATCACGCAATGA
- a CDS encoding 50S ribosomal protein L25, whose amino-acid sequence MSSENPTLTAEPREKTGSRYSQRLRKDGRLPAVIYGQEETPEAISLNAEEILRTLHAGAHVIELKIGKEKKATCLVKDLQFGCLGDDVIHIDFARVNLNQEVTVKVSLEFHGEAPESKKPGAIFRSEQSDLEVICKVRAIPDSIRVDLGSMETMLTIADIELPPGVRCDADPTSTIASIIFVQEEEELGEEADVTTEGAEPEVITESKSDEAEGNASE is encoded by the coding sequence ATGAGTTCAGAAAACCCAACCCTCACCGCTGAGCCACGCGAAAAGACTGGCTCCCGTTATAGCCAGCGACTCCGAAAAGATGGCCGGCTTCCAGCGGTGATCTACGGACAAGAAGAAACACCTGAAGCAATTAGCCTCAATGCCGAAGAGATTCTACGTACGCTCCATGCTGGAGCTCACGTCATTGAACTCAAAATTGGCAAGGAGAAAAAGGCCACTTGCCTGGTCAAAGATCTGCAATTCGGCTGCCTTGGCGATGATGTGATTCATATTGACTTTGCACGTGTCAACCTGAACCAAGAGGTGACCGTGAAGGTATCCCTGGAGTTCCATGGCGAAGCGCCAGAATCCAAGAAACCAGGCGCTATTTTCCGCTCAGAGCAAAGTGACCTCGAAGTGATCTGCAAGGTTCGTGCTATTCCTGATTCAATTCGAGTAGACCTGGGGTCGATGGAAACCATGCTCACCATTGCTGACATCGAACTACCACCTGGCGTCCGATGCGATGCAGACCCAACTTCAACCATTGCTTCAATCATCTTCGTACAGGAAGAGGAAGAGCTGGGCGAAGAAGCAGACGTCACGACTGAAGGCGCCGAGCCAGAAGTAATTACAGAGTCTAAATCTGACGAAGCAGAGGGTAATGCCAGCGAGTAA
- the ssb gene encoding single-stranded DNA-binding protein yields the protein MANFNRVMLMGNLTRDVELKYTPSNQAVANIGLAVNRRYKTKDTGEQREETTFVDCEAWGRTAEVMNQYLAKGRPVFIEGRLKLDSWQDKDGGNRSKLKVVVENFQFVDSRGGSGGAGGGQQQSAPAANAGGQHQPVSEADIPF from the coding sequence ATGGCGAACTTCAACCGCGTAATGCTCATGGGCAATCTGACCCGTGACGTTGAACTTAAATACACCCCGAGCAACCAAGCCGTTGCGAATATTGGTCTGGCGGTTAACCGACGCTATAAGACCAAAGACACCGGTGAGCAGCGAGAGGAAACCACCTTTGTTGACTGCGAAGCCTGGGGTCGCACTGCTGAAGTCATGAACCAATATCTAGCCAAGGGACGCCCCGTGTTTATCGAAGGACGCCTCAAGCTCGATTCATGGCAGGACAAAGATGGTGGGAATCGTTCTAAGCTCAAGGTGGTGGTCGAGAACTTTCAGTTCGTCGACTCACGCGGCGGTAGCGGTGGTGCTGGTGGCGGCCAACAACAATCTGCACCAGCAGCCAATGCAGGTGGCCAACACCAACCGGTCAGCGAAGCCGATATCCCCTTCTAG
- the aat gene encoding leucyl/phenylalanyl-tRNA--protein transferase, which produces MDQLVPPSGFDPDQPSPQDLLWGYRQGLFPMGSPEHGGLDWYCPDPRAVLDLSAFHVPRSLARRVRSKRFEICFDRDFEAVIDACSRLDDQKEEGNWITPAIRAAYLRLHQQGHAHSVEAYRGGALVGGLYGVRIGAAFFGESMFSDPGRGGRDASKVALVHLVEQLRLAEFLLLDVQFHTPHLEQFGCQELPREDYLEQLAVAVEQQCGPLGAANL; this is translated from the coding sequence ATGGACCAACTCGTACCACCATCTGGCTTTGATCCCGATCAGCCCTCACCGCAGGATCTGCTGTGGGGATATCGCCAAGGCCTCTTCCCAATGGGCAGCCCCGAGCATGGGGGGCTGGACTGGTATTGCCCTGATCCACGGGCCGTTCTGGATCTGAGTGCCTTTCATGTCCCTCGGTCATTGGCCCGCAGGGTGCGTTCAAAGCGATTCGAGATTTGTTTTGATCGAGATTTTGAGGCCGTCATTGATGCCTGCAGCCGCCTGGATGATCAGAAAGAAGAAGGGAACTGGATTACGCCAGCAATTCGGGCGGCCTATCTGAGGCTCCATCAGCAAGGGCATGCACATAGCGTGGAGGCATATCGAGGTGGGGCCTTGGTCGGAGGCCTGTACGGGGTACGCATTGGGGCTGCTTTTTTTGGTGAATCAATGTTCAGTGATCCTGGGCGCGGTGGACGCGATGCCTCCAAAGTGGCATTGGTCCATCTGGTTGAGCAGCTGCGGCTGGCCGAGTTTTTATTGCTTGATGTGCAATTTCATACGCCCCATCTCGAGCAGTTCGGATGCCAAGAATTGCCCCGTGAGGATTATCTTGAGCAGCTCGCGGTCGCAGTTGAGCAGCAATGTGGCCCCCTTGGGGCTGCGAATCTGTAG
- a CDS encoding ribose-phosphate pyrophosphokinase: MSAVDRDDLKIFAGRSGVKLAETMCGHLNIPLAAANTELFPDGEVIVKIEEDVRGRDCFVVQPTCDPVNANLMELLIYIDCLKRASARRITAVVPYFGYARQDRKDEGRTPITAKLVANLITAAGADRLLCMDLHAAQIQGFFDIPVDHLSASKVIGNYLQSIRSELGDIVLVSPDVGNVKVATNYATLLNAELAIIDKRRVSGMNVTSNHLIGDTSGRTVIMVDDMVSTAGTVCEAARVVMENGARDVIVAATHAVMVGLAMERLNEAPISRVIVTDTIPDDDGRLDPIRPMLTQLTVANLLGEAIYRIHHDMSISALFREINRSKRVAAAEAAGSSQTRTTS, from the coding sequence ATGAGTGCTGTTGATCGAGACGACCTGAAGATCTTTGCCGGACGCTCTGGCGTCAAGCTTGCAGAGACCATGTGCGGCCACCTCAATATCCCGCTTGCTGCCGCCAATACAGAGCTGTTCCCCGATGGCGAAGTCATTGTCAAGATTGAAGAAGATGTGCGCGGCCGCGACTGCTTTGTGGTGCAGCCAACCTGCGATCCGGTCAACGCCAATCTGATGGAGCTGCTGATCTACATCGACTGCCTTAAGCGAGCGAGCGCTCGGCGCATCACCGCTGTCGTCCCCTACTTTGGCTATGCCCGACAAGATCGCAAGGATGAAGGTCGTACGCCCATTACTGCCAAACTGGTCGCCAACCTCATTACTGCAGCTGGTGCCGACCGCCTTTTATGTATGGATCTTCATGCAGCTCAAATCCAGGGCTTCTTTGATATTCCCGTCGATCACCTTTCCGCAAGCAAGGTGATTGGCAACTACCTTCAATCAATTCGCAGCGAGCTGGGCGATATCGTGCTGGTCTCGCCTGATGTTGGCAACGTCAAAGTGGCGACCAACTACGCAACGCTCCTTAACGCCGAGCTCGCCATTATTGACAAGCGTCGCGTCTCAGGCATGAATGTCACTTCGAACCATTTGATCGGTGACACCAGTGGCCGGACAGTCATCATGGTCGATGACATGGTCTCCACAGCTGGCACTGTCTGCGAAGCGGCTCGCGTTGTCATGGAAAACGGCGCTCGAGATGTCATTGTTGCTGCGACTCACGCGGTCATGGTCGGCTTGGCCATGGAACGGCTCAATGAGGCACCAATCTCTCGCGTGATCGTGACAGACACCATTCCCGATGATGATGGACGACTCGATCCCATCCGACCAATGCTGACCCAACTGACCGTCGCCAATCTGCTTGGCGAAGCGATCTATCGAATTCATCACGACATGTCGATTTCGGCACTGTTTCGTGAAATCAACCGCTCAAAAAGAGTTGCAGCCGCTGAAGCGGCTGGCTCGAGCCAAACAAGGACGACATCATGA
- the mfd gene encoding transcription-repair coupling factor: MTQGIVGVTMVELFVAVTWMDRLRADPAMAESLRRIRAGGLVDFAPLNQTAAVVFAATTCQLLADSKGPVVFVTAHLDAVDDAADEAAGLLRDDIHPGLSTYVFPAQQTLPGMEQTSPEILAQRLHVQQQFLLNAVAGMVVCSAASLMQSLPAPDEIAHLVHPLKVGQNVDRGGLLAWLNQAGYRRVDSIDGPGQFAVRGGIVDLFPSLGMPVRLDLFGDELESLHEVDLDTLGSDRRIDRVEIIAADIDQTHWEHGVTLADLLPDDAVVVLSDIRELAEQGRSYLDRVQDQAGLLTWEEVQAKLLERASCVCAIRSHDSPGDAQAISASMADPPALTPGMGPAELLMELVSHQNVVVTCQNNGEAQRLEEIIEQQETLVDKVQIELRYLRESFVLGSPPDQWMLLPHDELMGRHGVRRRFAQRGQGDGAKDGVGAHQDQAGGDRPGIDRFVEIAVGDLVVHRDHGVAKYIGITPSSRVKQSTEPEVEEYVTLEFAKRALVHVPVTRIDLVQKYIGAFHGDPKLSTLGSKTWAKQKADVAGAVESFAGDLLRVQAARASVKGIKYEPDSSWQSEFEASFPYDETADQLDAIANVKRDMERWRPMDRLICGDVGFGKTEVAVRAAFKAVNAGKQVAVLVPTTVLAEQHDRTFAARMAGYPMVVESLSRFKGPSDQKEIAKRVGLGEVDVLIGTHRILSSDIRFADLGLVIIDEEQRFGVEHKQRLLAMRATVDVLTLSATPIPRTLHMAMLGLRDISSLKTPPLDRRAVVTEVMAYEKSRIARALERELAREGQAFYLHNRVHSIESTADEVQRMVPNARIAIGHGQMRPRELERVMLAFIRREIDILVCTTIIESGIDIPNANTMIVDQAHQFGLAQLHQLRGRVGRYKNRAYCYLLLPRDRPPTAIALQRLKAIEGFSMLGAGYQIALRDLEIRGAGNLIGSEQSGHISVIGYEMYCRLLEKSVRQLKREPEPPPSPQVELRIQVGLPRGYIPSETRRLDAYRRLAEATDEAQLDRAVAALESAYGQLPVVSHRLVDLHRVRVLAANLAVHSVLRMAEDLVFKTKNGHLLEVQLADAPGMRRVVGQPDAQGMVEFFYRPPAEEFKADVVASRLAHRLRGSSSERGGVSEGPAS, from the coding sequence ATGACCCAGGGGATAGTGGGTGTGACGATGGTGGAGCTATTTGTGGCTGTGACCTGGATGGATCGACTGCGCGCGGATCCCGCAATGGCGGAGAGTTTGCGACGTATCAGGGCTGGAGGCCTTGTCGATTTTGCGCCATTGAATCAAACTGCCGCGGTCGTTTTTGCTGCAACCACCTGTCAGTTGCTCGCTGATTCCAAAGGGCCGGTGGTTTTTGTGACGGCTCATCTTGATGCGGTGGATGATGCGGCCGATGAGGCGGCGGGTTTGTTGCGTGATGATATTCATCCGGGCTTATCTACATATGTATTTCCGGCTCAGCAAACGCTGCCAGGGATGGAGCAGACCAGCCCAGAAATTCTTGCTCAACGCCTTCATGTGCAGCAGCAGTTTTTACTCAACGCGGTGGCAGGCATGGTTGTTTGCTCTGCTGCCTCATTGATGCAATCGCTCCCCGCACCAGATGAGATTGCCCATTTGGTGCACCCGCTTAAAGTTGGGCAGAATGTTGATCGGGGGGGACTGCTGGCTTGGCTCAATCAAGCAGGCTATCGTCGGGTTGATTCGATTGATGGGCCAGGGCAGTTTGCGGTACGCGGTGGTATTGTCGATTTGTTCCCAAGTCTTGGTATGCCTGTGCGGCTGGATCTCTTCGGTGATGAACTCGAGTCACTGCATGAGGTTGATCTTGACACCCTTGGTTCTGATCGCCGTATTGATCGTGTCGAAATTATCGCAGCAGATATCGATCAGACGCACTGGGAACATGGTGTCACCTTGGCTGACCTGCTTCCAGACGACGCGGTTGTGGTACTCAGTGATATCCGGGAGCTGGCCGAGCAGGGACGCAGTTATCTCGATCGCGTGCAAGATCAGGCAGGGCTTCTGACCTGGGAAGAAGTGCAAGCCAAGCTTCTGGAGCGGGCCAGTTGTGTCTGCGCCATCCGCAGTCACGATTCACCAGGTGACGCTCAGGCAATTTCAGCATCGATGGCAGACCCACCAGCGCTGACCCCAGGCATGGGGCCAGCAGAACTATTGATGGAACTTGTTTCACATCAAAATGTCGTGGTGACTTGCCAAAATAATGGTGAAGCTCAACGTCTTGAAGAGATCATTGAGCAGCAGGAAACACTCGTTGATAAGGTGCAAATTGAGCTTCGCTATTTGCGAGAGTCTTTTGTTCTCGGCTCGCCACCTGACCAGTGGATGCTGCTGCCTCATGATGAACTGATGGGCCGTCATGGTGTCCGTCGTCGCTTTGCTCAGCGTGGGCAGGGTGATGGTGCGAAAGATGGCGTTGGTGCTCATCAGGATCAAGCAGGTGGTGATCGGCCAGGTATTGATCGCTTTGTCGAAATTGCCGTAGGTGATCTTGTGGTGCATCGAGACCATGGTGTGGCCAAGTACATCGGGATCACGCCCAGCTCACGCGTCAAGCAGTCTACTGAGCCGGAAGTGGAAGAGTATGTGACACTTGAGTTTGCCAAACGGGCACTGGTCCATGTGCCGGTGACGCGTATCGATCTCGTGCAGAAGTACATTGGGGCATTTCATGGTGATCCCAAACTCTCAACGCTGGGTAGCAAGACTTGGGCGAAGCAAAAAGCTGATGTTGCTGGCGCGGTAGAGTCATTTGCGGGTGATCTTCTTCGTGTGCAGGCGGCTCGAGCGTCTGTCAAAGGTATTAAGTATGAACCTGATTCATCCTGGCAATCAGAGTTTGAAGCCTCGTTTCCATATGATGAAACGGCTGATCAGCTTGATGCGATTGCCAATGTCAAAAGAGATATGGAGCGATGGCGTCCCATGGATCGATTGATCTGTGGAGATGTTGGTTTTGGTAAAACAGAAGTCGCGGTGCGGGCGGCATTCAAAGCGGTCAATGCAGGCAAGCAGGTGGCTGTGCTGGTGCCGACGACGGTGCTTGCTGAGCAGCATGATCGTACTTTCGCTGCTCGAATGGCCGGTTACCCCATGGTTGTTGAGTCGCTGAGCCGTTTCAAAGGCCCCAGCGATCAAAAGGAAATCGCCAAGCGGGTTGGCTTGGGTGAAGTTGATGTGCTCATTGGTACCCATCGGATCTTAAGCAGTGATATTCGATTTGCAGACCTTGGGCTTGTCATTATCGATGAAGAACAGCGTTTCGGTGTCGAGCATAAACAGCGGCTGTTAGCGATGCGTGCCACTGTCGATGTGTTGACACTCAGTGCGACGCCAATTCCAAGAACGCTGCATATGGCAATGTTAGGTTTGCGTGACATTAGCTCACTGAAGACGCCGCCTCTTGATCGCCGTGCGGTGGTGACAGAAGTCATGGCCTACGAAAAGTCGCGTATCGCTCGTGCGTTGGAGCGTGAACTTGCTCGTGAGGGGCAGGCGTTTTACTTACACAATCGTGTGCACAGTATTGAGTCGACTGCCGATGAGGTCCAGCGGATGGTGCCCAATGCGAGAATTGCCATTGGCCATGGTCAAATGCGTCCGCGTGAGCTTGAGCGAGTCATGCTGGCATTCATTCGCCGTGAGATCGACATCTTGGTGTGCACCACGATTATCGAATCTGGTATTGATATTCCCAATGCCAATACAATGATCGTTGATCAGGCTCATCAGTTCGGGTTGGCGCAGCTTCATCAGCTTCGCGGCCGAGTAGGGCGGTATAAGAACAGGGCTTATTGTTATCTCTTGCTGCCGCGTGATCGGCCGCCCACGGCCATTGCGCTGCAGCGGCTCAAAGCGATTGAAGGCTTTAGCATGTTGGGCGCGGGTTATCAGATTGCACTGCGTGATCTGGAGATTCGTGGGGCTGGCAATCTGATTGGTTCTGAGCAATCCGGACATATCTCGGTCATTGGGTATGAGATGTACTGTCGTTTGCTCGAAAAATCAGTGCGTCAACTCAAGCGTGAGCCCGAGCCGCCACCATCACCACAAGTGGAGTTGCGGATTCAGGTGGGATTGCCACGGGGGTACATCCCCTCAGAAACACGCAGGCTTGATGCCTATCGGCGGCTTGCAGAGGCAACTGATGAAGCTCAGCTCGATCGAGCAGTCGCCGCTTTGGAAAGTGCTTATGGGCAGTTGCCAGTGGTCTCACATCGCCTGGTTGACCTGCATCGGGTTCGTGTCCTGGCGGCAAATTTGGCTGTTCACTCGGTGCTCCGAATGGCAGAGGATCTGGTCTTCAAGACCAAAAATGGGCACCTTCTTGAAGTTCAGCTCGCTGATGCGCCAGGTATGCGGCGGGTGGTTGGTCAGCCAGATGCTCAGGGGATGGTCGAATTTTTCTATCGACCACCAGCGGAAGAGTTCAAGGCGGATGTGGTTGCGTCGAGGTTGGCTCACCGGCTTCGTGGGTCTTCATCTGAAAGAGGGGGCGTTTCAGAGGGGCCTGCTTCCTGA
- the rpsF gene encoding 30S ribosomal protein S6 has product MSKIRTHTYEGLFLFPASVATDLKAASDHVHELLARADAQVISFAKWDERRLAYDIKGNKRGIYFLTYFKAAADQIANIEKGCNLSEQLLRGMVTRADHVTQEQIEESDGQASLSDEINLRDQGPATPATDAAPETAPEPIATMETVVDEEPVAQAVVTEAPSENTETS; this is encoded by the coding sequence ATGTCTAAGATCCGCACCCATACCTATGAAGGCCTCTTCCTTTTCCCGGCCTCTGTTGCAACCGACCTCAAGGCTGCATCTGACCATGTCCACGAACTCTTGGCACGGGCTGATGCGCAGGTCATCTCTTTTGCGAAGTGGGATGAACGTCGCCTTGCCTATGACATCAAGGGAAATAAAAGAGGCATCTATTTCCTGACCTACTTTAAGGCTGCTGCTGATCAGATCGCCAACATCGAGAAGGGATGCAACCTCTCGGAGCAACTGCTTCGTGGCATGGTCACACGCGCCGATCACGTCACACAAGAGCAGATTGAAGAATCTGATGGCCAGGCCTCACTGTCCGACGAGATCAACTTGCGTGACCAAGGCCCTGCAACACCAGCGACTGATGCTGCCCCAGAAACAGCTCCAGAGCCCATCGCCACGATGGAAACCGTTGTCGATGAAGAACCTGTGGCCCAGGCTGTGGTCACTGAGGCCCCGAGCGAAAACACCGAAACAAGCTAA
- the rplI gene encoding 50S ribosomal protein L9, which produces MAMKRVNLLLLENVEGLGIVGDVVRAKRGYASNFLIPHGLAEPPTKHRIAALAERRAEAEAELQALRSARVELLTRMEAVTISVVRSCNDQGALYGSVSQRDIADALVEAGYNVGVRSVRLAQSIRRVGEYLVPIQFDKDLKTDVTLIVKPDRTLEELEDNDETPDDQEQKDQTPETGAEDETSASATETEEAATQS; this is translated from the coding sequence ATGGCAATGAAACGCGTCAACTTATTGTTACTCGAAAACGTCGAAGGCCTTGGCATTGTCGGCGATGTCGTCCGCGCCAAGCGCGGCTATGCAAGCAACTTTCTGATTCCACATGGCCTTGCCGAGCCACCAACAAAGCACCGAATTGCAGCATTGGCTGAACGCCGAGCTGAAGCTGAGGCGGAACTGCAAGCGCTGCGATCAGCACGTGTCGAACTACTGACTCGCATGGAAGCCGTAACCATCTCTGTGGTCCGCAGCTGCAACGATCAGGGCGCCTTGTATGGATCTGTGAGTCAGCGAGATATTGCTGACGCCCTTGTTGAGGCTGGCTATAACGTTGGCGTCCGCTCCGTTCGGCTCGCCCAGTCTATTCGTCGCGTCGGTGAATATCTGGTACCCATTCAATTCGACAAGGATCTCAAGACAGATGTGACACTGATCGTCAAACCTGATCGCACCTTAGAAGAATTAGAAGACAACGATGAGACCCCCGATGATCAGGAGCAGAAAGATCAAACACCTGAGACCGGGGCCGAGGACGAGACTTCAGCATCAGCAACTGAGACCGAAGAAGCTGCCACTCAGTCATGA
- a CDS encoding aldo/keto reductase family protein, whose amino-acid sequence MKYRQLGRWGLQVSEVGFGSWLTFKDQSTQHGQQMVNTAYDNGINFFDTANVYDQGDAEQLLGKAIKSLRRDAIVLATKVFWPMSREWPFPGANDRGLSRKHIFDQCHASLRRLECDYIDLYQCHRYDPSVPLIETCRAMNDLVNTGKILYWGVSEWTAEQIADAHGLCEEHRWHLPISSQPQYNMLERHWEESAFPTCKAMGMGIVAFSPLGEGMLTGKYAEGVPDGTRAAHPEQGQFLQPRLTEKNHAIVARLKEVADGMGLPLATLALAWCLRRPEVSSVIVGASKPEQLKENITASDLTLDESVLERCAAILGG is encoded by the coding sequence ATGAAATACAGACAACTTGGTCGCTGGGGTTTGCAGGTCTCCGAAGTTGGATTCGGTTCCTGGCTGACCTTCAAAGATCAATCCACCCAGCATGGCCAGCAGATGGTCAACACTGCCTATGACAACGGTATCAACTTCTTTGATACCGCCAACGTCTATGACCAGGGTGACGCCGAACAACTCTTAGGCAAGGCCATCAAGTCATTGCGCCGTGATGCAATTGTCCTGGCCACCAAAGTCTTCTGGCCCATGTCACGCGAGTGGCCCTTTCCCGGTGCCAATGATCGTGGACTGAGTCGCAAACATATTTTTGATCAGTGCCACGCTTCGCTGCGCCGCCTTGAGTGCGACTACATCGACCTCTATCAATGTCATCGTTATGACCCGTCAGTACCACTGATCGAGACCTGCCGAGCCATGAACGATCTGGTCAATACAGGCAAGATTCTCTATTGGGGTGTCAGTGAATGGACCGCCGAACAGATTGCTGATGCCCACGGCCTCTGCGAAGAGCATCGCTGGCATCTGCCGATCAGTAGCCAACCGCAATACAACATGCTGGAGCGCCATTGGGAAGAGTCGGCGTTCCCCACTTGCAAAGCGATGGGCATGGGCATCGTGGCCTTCTCTCCCTTAGGCGAAGGCATGCTCACCGGCAAATATGCTGAGGGCGTGCCTGATGGAACCCGCGCCGCGCATCCAGAGCAGGGCCAGTTCTTACAACCGCGCCTCACCGAAAAGAACCATGCGATCGTCGCACGTCTTAAAGAAGTTGCTGATGGCATGGGGCTGCCGCTGGCGACCTTGGCCTTGGCTTGGTGCCTGCGCCGCCCCGAGGTGAGTTCCGTAATTGTTGGGGCTAGTAAGCCTGAGCAATTAAAAGAGAACATCACGGCCAGTGATTTGACGTTGGATGAAAGTGTGCTGGAACGCTGCGCGGCGATCTTAGGCGGATAA
- the pth gene encoding aminoacyl-tRNA hydrolase: protein MKLIAGLGNPGSKYVSTRHNVGFDVLDRLARRYGDAAPARSKFHAVVIDVQISDEKVLLVKPTTFMNRSGVSLSEAANFYKLNIEEDVLVLVDDVALPCGSIRMRPSGSAGGHNGLTDIEQRLGSGQYARLRIGIDEPGQIPQKDYVLGRFREDQREQLEPALEDAVAAATCWVTAGTTETMNRFNRKATA from the coding sequence ATGAAGCTCATCGCAGGCCTTGGCAATCCCGGTTCTAAGTATGTTTCAACCCGACACAATGTTGGGTTCGATGTACTTGATCGCTTGGCCAGACGCTATGGCGATGCAGCGCCGGCCAGAAGCAAGTTCCATGCCGTCGTCATTGATGTTCAGATCAGTGACGAGAAAGTCCTACTTGTAAAGCCAACGACGTTCATGAATCGCTCTGGCGTAAGCCTCAGCGAGGCAGCAAATTTCTATAAGTTGAATATTGAGGAAGACGTCCTGGTACTTGTTGATGATGTCGCCCTACCGTGCGGCAGCATACGCATGCGGCCCAGTGGTTCTGCTGGTGGGCACAATGGCCTCACTGATATTGAACAACGACTGGGCTCTGGCCAATACGCACGCCTGCGTATTGGTATTGATGAACCAGGGCAAATTCCTCAAAAAGATTATGTTCTCGGGCGCTTTCGCGAAGATCAGCGTGAGCAACTTGAGCCCGCTCTTGAAGATGCCGTTGCAGCAGCGACCTGCTGGGTCACTGCCGGCACAACCGAAACAATGAACCGATTTAATCGAAAAGCGACTGCTTGA